The following proteins are co-located in the Sebastes umbrosus isolate fSebUmb1 chromosome 24, fSebUmb1.pri, whole genome shotgun sequence genome:
- the LOC119483740 gene encoding uncharacterized protein C1orf115-like — MGVQEQEEDATPPAEKKKKQKTSKEVFFTVLPDRYDPLIEEEEEETPEERRKRKEEKKKRKKKKYKKYRKNVGKAMRFSWRCLMLGFQNMAATYSGPVVGMTTVVTAGHKA, encoded by the exons ATGGGAGTgcaggaacaggaggaggacgCAACTCCtccagcagagaagaagaagaaacagaaaacCTCCAAAGAAGTGTTCTTCACCGTCCTGCCGGACCGATACGATCCTCTgatcgaggaggaggaggaggagacgccagaggagaggaggaagaggaaggaggagaagaagaagaggaagaagaagaagtacaaGAAGTATAGGAAG aaCGTGGGGAAGGCGATGCGTTTCAGCTGGCGCTGTCTGATGCTCGGCTTCCAGAACATGGCCGCCACCTACTCCGGCCCCGTCGTCGGCATGACAACGGTGGTGACCGCCGGCCACAAAGCATGA
- the LOC119483735 gene encoding solute carrier family 22 member 6 isoform X1 — MVSPLQLSVYWRLSLVFFFTSFLFFLDIFTAAVVADSCRHGNGSTSDPPLHGTLASNAEGNQSEPGTESRKWDSVCGWTDWLSYGQTLYMVGLLLGSLVGGALSDRYGKRPVLLVSVFTQTVCGLVPAVLPQPFLFLAVRCLTGVCCCCINICSFSLAVEWTRPAARLWPPAFLPFCFSLGTMGGAPLAWLSPTWNQLHLSLALPQLICLPLYLSIPESPRWLLLGRRTDVLERYRSNSPADKQCLDLLLESTWSDLQKATEAEKAEPSGGHAPSDIIHLKHPTILLRLFIMSYLSAACALTYFGICMNIGSFGVGVYSAQFFSGLSEAPCLLVPLVRLGRRPISMIAQFLSGAACFLSLLLSRYNGDPVLVMSLALLGKLCILAALFISILYSIELFPTVVRQRCVSLVNLCFRLGCLVNSLVPSNPDGAISLAAMVVYSSGPIIGCGLCLLLPETSGVPLPDSVEDCERQPRPRPPSIDAFWRTWKPARRQTRKTEIVPAEKDDTHTPNTHTGLI; from the exons atGGTGTCCCCGCTGCAGCTCTCCGTCTACTGGCGCCTCTCTcttgtcttcttcttcacctccttcctcttcttcctcgaCATTTTCACCGCCGCGGTCGTGGCGGACTCCTGTCGCCATGGCAACGGCTCCACCAGCGACCCGCCACTGCATGGAACGTTGGCGTCGAACGCCGAgggcaaccaatcagagcccgGCACTGAGAGCAGGAAGTGGGAT tcAGTGTGTGGTTGGACAGACTGGTTGTCGTACGGTCAGACGCTCTACATGGTCGGCCTGCTGCTGGGATCTCTGGTCGGCGGAGCGCTATCTGACCG GTACGGGAAGCGTCCGGTGTTGCTGGTGTCGGTGTTCACGCAGACCGTTTGCGGCCTCGTGCCCGCCGTCCTTCCTCAGCCTTTCCTCTTCCTCGCCGTTCGCTGCCTGACCggcgtctgctgctgctgcatcaacATCTGCTCCTTCAGTTTGG CGGTGGAGTGGACGCGCCCCGCCGCTCGGCTCTGGCCGCCGGCCTTCCTGCCGTTCTGCTTCAGTCTGGGGACGATGGGCGGAGCTCCGCTGGCCTGGCTCAGCCCCACCTGGAATCAGCTGCACCTGTCGCTGGCTCTGCCTCAGCTCATCTGTCTGCCGCTCTACCT GTCGATTCCAGAGTCTCCTCGCTGGTTGTTGTTGGGGAGGAGGACGGATGTTCTGGAGCGGTACCGGAGCAACAGCCCTGCAGATAAACAGTGTCTGGACCTG cTGCTGGAGTCGACGTGGTCCGACCTGCAGAAAGCCACCGAGGCTGAGAAGGCGGAGCCATCTGGAGGCCACGCCCCCAGTGACATCATCCACCTGAAACATCCCACCATCCTGCTGCGGCTGTTTATCATGAGCTACCTGAG CGCAGCGTGTGCGTTGACGTACTTCGGCATCTGCATGAACATCGGCTCGTTCGGCGTCGGCGTCTACTCCGCCCAGTTCTTCTCCGGCCTATCGGAAGCTCCCTGCCTCCTCGTGCCATTGGTTCGCCTGGGACGCCGGCCAATCAGCATGATCGCTCAGTTCCTGAGCGGAGCGGCCTGCTTCCTGTCGTTACTGCTGTCCAGATACAACG GCGATCCGGTGCTGGTGATGAGTCTGGCTCTGCTGGGGAAACTCTGCATCTTGGCGGCGCTCTTCATCTCCATCCTGTACAGCATTGAGCTGTTCCCCACTGTGGtcag ACAGCGGTGCGTGTCCCTGGTCAACTTGTGTTTCCGGCTCGGCTGCTTGGTCAACTCCCTCGTCCCCTCCAACCCAGATGGGGCGATCTCATTGGCCGCCATGGTCGTGTACAGCAGCGGACCAATCATAGGCTGCGGTCTGTGCCTGCTGCTGCCGGAGACCAGCGGCGTCCCGCTCCCCGATTCGGTGGAGGACTGCGAGAGGCAGCCTCGGCCACGCCCACCCAGCATAGACGCCTTCTGGAGGACATG gaagCCGGCGAGACGGCAAACCAGGAAAACAGAGATCGTCCCTGCTGAGAAGgacgacacacacactcccaacacacacactggactcATTTAA
- the LOC119483735 gene encoding solute carrier family 22 member 13 isoform X2: MVGLLLGSLVGGALSDRYGKRPVLLVSVFTQTVCGLVPAVLPQPFLFLAVRCLTGVCCCCINICSFSLAVEWTRPAARLWPPAFLPFCFSLGTMGGAPLAWLSPTWNQLHLSLALPQLICLPLYLSIPESPRWLLLGRRTDVLERYRSNSPADKQCLDLLLESTWSDLQKATEAEKAEPSGGHAPSDIIHLKHPTILLRLFIMSYLSAACALTYFGICMNIGSFGVGVYSAQFFSGLSEAPCLLVPLVRLGRRPISMIAQFLSGAACFLSLLLSRYNGDPVLVMSLALLGKLCILAALFISILYSIELFPTVVRQRCVSLVNLCFRLGCLVNSLVPSNPDGAISLAAMVVYSSGPIIGCGLCLLLPETSGVPLPDSVEDCERQPRPRPPSIDAFWRTWKPARRQTRKTEIVPAEKDDTHTPNTHTGLI, from the exons ATGGTCGGCCTGCTGCTGGGATCTCTGGTCGGCGGAGCGCTATCTGACCG GTACGGGAAGCGTCCGGTGTTGCTGGTGTCGGTGTTCACGCAGACCGTTTGCGGCCTCGTGCCCGCCGTCCTTCCTCAGCCTTTCCTCTTCCTCGCCGTTCGCTGCCTGACCggcgtctgctgctgctgcatcaacATCTGCTCCTTCAGTTTGG CGGTGGAGTGGACGCGCCCCGCCGCTCGGCTCTGGCCGCCGGCCTTCCTGCCGTTCTGCTTCAGTCTGGGGACGATGGGCGGAGCTCCGCTGGCCTGGCTCAGCCCCACCTGGAATCAGCTGCACCTGTCGCTGGCTCTGCCTCAGCTCATCTGTCTGCCGCTCTACCT GTCGATTCCAGAGTCTCCTCGCTGGTTGTTGTTGGGGAGGAGGACGGATGTTCTGGAGCGGTACCGGAGCAACAGCCCTGCAGATAAACAGTGTCTGGACCTG cTGCTGGAGTCGACGTGGTCCGACCTGCAGAAAGCCACCGAGGCTGAGAAGGCGGAGCCATCTGGAGGCCACGCCCCCAGTGACATCATCCACCTGAAACATCCCACCATCCTGCTGCGGCTGTTTATCATGAGCTACCTGAG CGCAGCGTGTGCGTTGACGTACTTCGGCATCTGCATGAACATCGGCTCGTTCGGCGTCGGCGTCTACTCCGCCCAGTTCTTCTCCGGCCTATCGGAAGCTCCCTGCCTCCTCGTGCCATTGGTTCGCCTGGGACGCCGGCCAATCAGCATGATCGCTCAGTTCCTGAGCGGAGCGGCCTGCTTCCTGTCGTTACTGCTGTCCAGATACAACG GCGATCCGGTGCTGGTGATGAGTCTGGCTCTGCTGGGGAAACTCTGCATCTTGGCGGCGCTCTTCATCTCCATCCTGTACAGCATTGAGCTGTTCCCCACTGTGGtcag ACAGCGGTGCGTGTCCCTGGTCAACTTGTGTTTCCGGCTCGGCTGCTTGGTCAACTCCCTCGTCCCCTCCAACCCAGATGGGGCGATCTCATTGGCCGCCATGGTCGTGTACAGCAGCGGACCAATCATAGGCTGCGGTCTGTGCCTGCTGCTGCCGGAGACCAGCGGCGTCCCGCTCCCCGATTCGGTGGAGGACTGCGAGAGGCAGCCTCGGCCACGCCCACCCAGCATAGACGCCTTCTGGAGGACATG gaagCCGGCGAGACGGCAAACCAGGAAAACAGAGATCGTCCCTGCTGAGAAGgacgacacacacactcccaacacacacactggactcATTTAA